The nucleotide window aacttccttcaccAAGCACTTCGGCATTCATGATGATCAAAACCTGATGGTGTCATGGTATGCTTAAGAATTAATATCTCACAATTCACATGTAATTCACTTCTTGAAATATTGCTAGCTAAGTAGTGCTGGTGGCTTAGATGCAGAATCAATCATTGATTTTTATCTCTCTCTATTCAATCTAAGTGCAGGATGTGCTCAATCTTCCCTGAGCGAAGGACTTTTCTTTCGACATGGTGATGAGTTACATATCAATCAGATCGTAAAATTCTTTCGACATGGCGATGAGCTACATATCGTGCAAATTTTATGGAGGTTGCCTGTGTTAATTTCTTAATAATGATGAGACCACAATAAAGGATTTGGAATGAACTTCACAGTTTTATGCATGTTAGGAGATATCATATAGCTTGCTACCTTGAATAAGCACCCCGTGGTGGAACTCCTTGAAGAGGCACCACAAGTAATTAAAGGGGTGCATTAAATCTAGATTTCTAGAGACTTTCACAGAGACTTGTTACCCTAAGCATCCCGTGGTGGAGCTCCTTGAAGAGGCACCACGAGTAATTAAAGGGTTGCATTTCCAAACTAGATTTGTAGAGACTTTTATGGAGATTTATTACCATGAATAAGCATCCAGTGGTGGAACTCCTTGAAGAGGCACTGCATGTAAACTAAAGGGACGTATTCAATCTAGATTTGTAGAAACTCTTATAAAGAATTTGATGTGATAGATTTTTGTAGAGTTTTCTTATTGAAGGGACAAAAACAATGAGAGAGTGCAAAACGAAGAAATGTGTGTTAGTTCTCGGATGTCTCTCTTCTCCGGGAGTTCTTACTGCACTTAAATAttcattaaagaaaaacacagCTCACCAAATAGTGCCTAAACATAACatccaaaacataaaaataacaacCCCATAGTTGTTCTGAAGAAATATACAGATATCCTGAAGGTGAAAAGTGTTCATGGCGGTAATAGATGCACATATCTCCATCTACTTCTGTTCCTTGTCAGCTTCGGTGTTGCTTGGCTTCGGAATCGGTTGAATTCTCACATATGGATTCCTAGTCAATGTCTCTCCTTTCAGTGCAGCAACATAGCGAtcatttgtattttctttccGCTGCAACTCACCAAGGAATTCAGCCaatctttctttatttacttgccccaTCCTCTGATACACAATTTCAAGCAATATACTGTCAGCTTTTGTCTTGATTCAGAGTATGAAACTGCTTCGAAGAAACAACCTAAATTTAAAATCCAATGGAACTGAGCAAGTTACTTTAGCCTTCAATAACAAAATTCTATTAAAACTTTATATCTGCAATCTTGATTTACATAACAAAGTTCTATTAAAACTTTATATCAGCAATCTTGATTTACATTACATGACTTATTCACTATTTCCAATGGATGACAGGGATTAGTGCCAAATGAGTTAACCTGACTTTGTAATGGGACAAACCAGTGATAGTTCCTCAACGAGATCCAATTTATTCACTGTTTCTGATGAATTCAGCTTGCGGAGAAGTTAAATGTGGAACCAAGAAAAAGTTATAGGTGTTATCTACGTGCAATTATCTGTTCAAGAGCCCAAGTAAGGAAAACATGGAAGCAATACTTGACCTCAGTTTTCCAGACATTTTCAAAATCACAACAAATTTGAGACATGAAAGTGTAGACAATCAAGTAGGGGGGCAGGCGCTAAAATGTTAGTGGGGGGATTTTCTTAGCAAAACTAACTCAACAAATAGATAATTGAAGCACAACTAATTGGTTCCTTAAGATTCAACAACACACACTACCTGTGGGTAAAATTCATTTAGCTGGATATCTAGATGTGCTTTACCTAAAGTCTTAAGCTTACACAGATCCCTGCATCAATAAGGATGTCATGGTCTTGGTTTTACTCAAACCAAACTGTTCTGTTCACTTCGTAGACAAAATGAAATCGTTTTATAATACCCACTACTTCTAGAACATAATACAGCTTGATAAACAAGTCAAGATTGAAGCTTTTAATACCATCAAGCAAAAACAACCCACACAAATCAACTGTCAATTTCAGATGATCTGATCACCAATTTGATTAGCTAGTTTCTTCAAAATTGGGAAAGGGGTTGCTTTAAGTCTCCATAGTTGTTTTGATATCCAATAAAGGAACACTTTTTAGGCTATTACAAGCAAAACCCATTTCTTAAAATCGAAAAtaatttcagaaaaaaaattgtgttgaACAGAAAACGTACGATGGATTCGGGTCGGGCGTTGCGGCGGAGTTCGGCCTCGAGCTGTTCATTTCGGGAGTTGGTGGTCTGCATAACGAAGTAGCCAATGACACCCGGAACGACGCCGCATACGGTAGCGAAGGCCAAGAAGAAGGGCTTCGAGTCACGGGTCTTGTTCACTATCCACCGCCATGTCCCGCTCTTCTCCCACAGTATCGACATTTTCAACTTCACGCGGCACACACCGTCTCTCCTCTGTTTCTTTACCTCTCCTggtttttgttaatttattttctttcgtTCGAGCGAAGATTTGGGATCTTAATTGTTTGGGCTCCTATTGGGCTTAAGATGTGGACTGATGGTGGAACACGTGTCAAAAACTCTACCTTTTGAAGGACCCAATAATATGGCCCAATGACAAAGCTTTTTCTAACATGCTCACAATCCCATCAGAGCCCCCAATATGAGAAAATCTTAACATTTTGCTCGCATCAATGACTAACTGCCGGTAACTATTTTAGCTATAGGTCATTTGCACATGtacacttttctttttttatcaaagAAGTTAGACACTCCCTAATGTTTAGCCCCAATCCCTTCCTTATAAAATTCCTTGTTTCCCCTTGGATGTGATGTATTACAccttttttggtaaatacaATGAGGTGTCCTCATATTTGAAGGGTGAGATTAATTTCCGTTCGGGATTCGACTTGTCTCTGGTGACAAAATGCTTCCAACAGATTTCGAACCCTTATCACTGAGGCATGAGGTAGCTCACCAACTGGAGGTAGCGGTTTCCAACCGCACCACATCTTGTGGTTGATGTATTACACCTTTTGTTTATAACAATCtatccatttttatttttggcacAACCACCTTCTTTTAGTTTTGGTATTAACTACTCTTTGTATAGCCACTCTCTAGCTAGCTAAACTCTCTTTTTTAAGAGAATGCCCAATAATTTTGGGTCATACTagactctcttttttttctcctttgacAACAATTGGTAAAAGGAAAGGAccttgcaaattgcaattaaTTAAGTCTCTGGTCTAAGTAGTGGCTGCAAAGTTCAGGCCACCCACCAAGTCTCAGAGTTCGAGTTGGTCCAACTTTAAACTTGAAGTTGATTGATAAGCATGATGACATATGGTCATATATACCAGGACATCTAGGTCAGGACATCTAGGTCAGAAACTAAAGCTGTTGCATACAGTTAGCAAATGACATATGTGCCCTCAGGACAGGAGGCATAATAGGCTCCCAGAGAAGGGCCAGAACTCACATGAAAGCTACATCTATATGATCTCATTGCTCTGTAAGGCAAAAAGAAGAATCTAATTAAACATTTGTCTTTTGTGCACAAACTAAAATGATATATGTTGATAGAGATTGATAGACAGCAGCCGACATTTGGGAATCTGATTTTCAAAGCCAGCCTACAGTCTTCCACAAGCGCCCACATCCCCA belongs to Prunus persica cultivar Lovell chromosome G4, Prunus_persica_NCBIv2, whole genome shotgun sequence and includes:
- the LOC18780200 gene encoding uncharacterized protein LOC18780200, translated to MSILWEKSGTWRWIVNKTRDSKPFFLAFATVCGVVPGVIGYFVMQTTNSRNEQLEAELRRNARPESIRMGQVNKERLAEFLGELQRKENTNDRYVAALKGETLTRNPYVRIQPIPKPSNTEADKEQK